One Streptomyces sp. B21-105 genomic region harbors:
- a CDS encoding lysylphosphatidylglycerol synthase transmembrane domain-containing protein: MSLLPVEDPAFPSPQPTSLSPADERRRPSASPATRRVLALLPLLFLAVWAAVDWHTVRDGTARLATADPWWLLTGLLFTGLGVVAAACVRQGAITDRLPPGALLASQIAADAANRVLPASIGAHAVTLRFLQREGVPLHRATASIALYSLVRAVAKIPVVLVFVLAAPTAVPPAELFPQGRTLFLAAACLLLAPVAVAALFAVARPLRRPALDFVRTALTDARRLHTRPARFLPLWGGAAAAPLLQACVVASVGTALGLPLSWSQLLFAFLAASTAAGAVPAPGGIGPVDAALVLTLAGYGAPLPLATATVIGYRVLTVWAPLLPGMLVLSAMVQRGRL, encoded by the coding sequence GTGTCTCTGTTACCCGTTGAGGACCCCGCGTTCCCGTCGCCGCAGCCGACGTCTTTGTCGCCTGCGGACGAGCGCCGCCGCCCGTCTGCCTCCCCCGCCACCCGCCGCGTCCTCGCCCTGCTGCCGCTGCTGTTCCTCGCGGTGTGGGCGGCCGTCGACTGGCACACCGTCCGCGACGGCACGGCCCGGCTGGCCACCGCCGATCCCTGGTGGCTGCTGACCGGGCTCCTGTTCACCGGTCTGGGGGTGGTCGCCGCTGCCTGCGTGCGGCAGGGCGCGATCACGGACCGGCTGCCGCCGGGCGCACTGCTGGCCTCGCAGATCGCCGCCGACGCCGCCAACCGTGTGCTGCCCGCGAGCATCGGCGCCCACGCGGTGACCCTGCGGTTTCTGCAGCGCGAGGGCGTCCCGTTGCACCGTGCCACCGCCTCGATCGCCCTGTACTCCCTGGTCAGAGCCGTGGCGAAGATCCCTGTGGTGCTGGTCTTCGTCCTCGCGGCGCCCACCGCCGTGCCTCCCGCGGAACTGTTTCCGCAAGGGCGGACGCTGTTTCTGGCCGCCGCATGCCTTCTGTTGGCCCCGGTGGCGGTCGCGGCGCTGTTCGCCGTCGCACGGCCGCTGCGCCGTCCCGCCCTGGACTTCGTCCGGACGGCCCTCACCGACGCCCGGCGCCTGCACACCCGGCCCGCCCGGTTTCTGCCCCTGTGGGGCGGAGCAGCCGCGGCTCCGCTGCTCCAGGCGTGTGTGGTGGCCTCCGTGGGAACGGCGCTGGGCCTGCCGCTGTCCTGGTCACAGCTGCTCTTCGCGTTCCTCGCGGCGAGCACGGCAGCCGGTGCGGTGCCCGCGCCGGGCGGCATCGGCCCGGTCGACGCGGCGCTGGTCCTCACCCTGGCCGGGTACGGCGCCCCGCTGCCCCTCGCCACGGCGACCGTCATCGGCTACCGGGTGCTGACGGTCTGGGCGCCCCTGTTGCCGGGGATGCTGGTGCTGTCGGCGATGGTGCAGCGCGGACGGCTGTGA
- a CDS encoding sensor histidine kinase: MTARFLRSYHRLRLGTRLALGLGALSLVVFAVVGAMLTMYMREYLDHQLRDQIKLVQVVQSKDAKAHGIVERKPYYGWYTAVYDVSADSAVLRTPADVPADTTALTALARRMSDSDADVTRTVRIGEGTYLLRACEVSPGVVLVSAAPTQDIDGTMRQLITMQVVAFGLALLALVVFGRRMLKNGLKPLSDMAHTAHGIASHDLSESASRLHLRADAPGGGPEVEELRTAFNTMLEHIDDSLAVRAEAEQRLRRFVADASHELRTPLMSVRGYADLFQYAAANAPEERDKHLARLRAEAARMGVLLDDLLLLARLDAAEVETPLRMEHADLVELAEQAADAFRASHPGHPVTVLPGPAAVRLRIDPHRIRQVLDNLLTNAAVHTPAGTPVSVEVSVSAETARVHVTDQGPGIPLDERESVFDRFYRVDKARSRDRGGSGLGLSVASSLVRAHGGSLELDDTTTVTVFTMTLPLGSDQSKPGNPGKVANPGKTANPGGAGAEQRE, translated from the coding sequence GTGACCGCCCGGTTCCTCCGGTCGTACCACAGACTCCGGCTGGGCACCCGGCTGGCCCTCGGCCTGGGCGCGCTGTCGCTGGTCGTGTTCGCGGTGGTCGGCGCCATGCTGACCATGTACATGCGGGAATATCTCGATCACCAGCTGCGCGACCAGATCAAGCTGGTCCAGGTGGTGCAGTCCAAGGACGCCAAGGCGCACGGGATCGTGGAGCGCAAGCCGTACTACGGCTGGTACACGGCCGTCTACGACGTGTCGGCGGACTCGGCCGTACTGCGCACGCCGGCCGACGTGCCCGCCGACACCACGGCGCTGACCGCCCTCGCCCGGCGGATGTCCGACTCGGACGCCGACGTCACCCGCACCGTGCGGATCGGCGAGGGCACGTATCTGCTGCGCGCCTGCGAGGTATCGCCCGGTGTGGTGCTGGTCAGCGCCGCGCCGACCCAGGACATCGACGGCACCATGCGCCAGCTGATCACCATGCAGGTGGTCGCGTTCGGTCTGGCTCTCCTGGCGTTGGTGGTGTTCGGCCGGCGGATGCTGAAGAACGGTCTGAAACCGCTCAGCGACATGGCCCACACCGCGCACGGGATCGCCTCGCACGACCTGAGCGAGTCGGCGTCCCGGCTGCACCTGCGGGCGGACGCCCCCGGCGGCGGGCCCGAGGTCGAGGAGCTGCGGACGGCCTTCAACACGATGCTGGAGCACATCGACGACTCCCTCGCCGTGCGCGCGGAGGCCGAGCAGCGGCTGCGCCGCTTCGTCGCCGACGCCTCGCACGAACTGCGCACGCCGCTGATGTCGGTACGCGGTTACGCGGACCTTTTCCAGTACGCGGCCGCCAACGCCCCCGAGGAGCGCGACAAACACCTGGCCCGGCTGCGCGCCGAGGCCGCCCGGATGGGCGTACTCCTCGACGATCTCCTGCTGCTGGCCCGTCTCGACGCGGCCGAGGTGGAGACGCCCTTGCGGATGGAGCACGCCGACCTCGTGGAACTGGCCGAGCAGGCGGCCGACGCGTTCCGGGCGAGTCACCCCGGGCATCCGGTAACGGTGCTTCCGGGCCCTGCGGCGGTACGGCTGCGGATCGACCCGCATCGCATCCGCCAGGTCCTGGACAACCTCCTCACCAACGCGGCCGTGCACACCCCGGCCGGAACGCCGGTCTCGGTCGAGGTGTCCGTCTCGGCGGAGACGGCCCGGGTCCATGTCACCGACCAGGGACCCGGCATCCCGCTCGACGAGCGTGAAAGCGTCTTCGACCGTTTCTACCGTGTCGACAAGGCGCGCAGTCGCGACCGGGGCGGCAGCGGCCTCGGCCTCTCGGTCGCCAGCTCCCTGGTACGCGCCCACGGCGGCTCGCTGGAGCTGGACGACACGACGACCGTCACTGTCTTCACGATGACGCTGCCCCTGGGGTCGGACCAGAGCAAGCCGGGGAATCCGGGGAAGGTGGCCAACCCGGGGAAGACGGCGAACCCGGGGGGCGCAGGGGCGGAGCAACGGGAGTGA
- a CDS encoding response regulator transcription factor — MSAKRGRGSGVAGRVAHYGRVEKVRLLVVDDDPPIADLVATVARYEGWNAVTANSGEEALRRAADFHPDIVVLDLMLPDIDGFGVLDRLRTTGTMVPVVFLTARDGVADRVAGLTRGGDDYLVKPFAVEELMARLRTVLRRSAGPGFQRSVLQVADLTMDEDTREVRRGGKLLTLTPTEYEVLRYLMRKSPTVLTKAQILDHVWEYGFGGRSNVVELVVSRLRRKLDQTGDDPLIQTVRGFGYVLRQAAE, encoded by the coding sequence ATGAGCGCGAAGAGGGGACGCGGCTCTGGCGTTGCGGGGCGAGTGGCGCACTATGGGCGGGTGGAAAAAGTACGACTCCTCGTCGTGGACGACGACCCGCCGATCGCCGATCTCGTGGCGACGGTCGCCCGCTACGAGGGCTGGAACGCGGTGACCGCGAACTCGGGTGAGGAGGCGCTGCGCCGTGCCGCCGACTTCCATCCGGACATCGTGGTGCTCGACCTGATGCTGCCCGACATCGACGGTTTCGGCGTGCTCGACCGGTTGCGCACCACCGGGACGATGGTTCCCGTCGTGTTCCTGACCGCGCGCGACGGTGTCGCCGACCGCGTCGCGGGGCTGACCCGAGGCGGGGACGACTACCTGGTGAAACCGTTTGCGGTGGAGGAGCTGATGGCCCGGCTGCGCACCGTGCTGCGGCGCAGTGCGGGTCCTGGTTTCCAGCGTTCCGTACTGCAGGTGGCGGACCTCACCATGGACGAGGACACCCGCGAGGTGCGACGCGGCGGCAAACTTCTCACGCTGACGCCCACCGAGTACGAGGTGCTGCGTTACCTGATGCGCAAGTCCCCCACCGTGCTCACCAAGGCGCAGATCCTCGATCATGTGTGGGAATACGGTTTCGGCGGCCGTTCCAACGTCGTCGAGCTGGTCGTCAGCCGGCTGCGCCGCAAGCTCGACCAGACGGGCGACGATCCGCTGATCCAGACGGTACGCGGTTTCGGATACGTGCTCCGGCAGGCGGCGGAGTGA
- a CDS encoding ferredoxin reductase family protein, which translates to MTTVQSPPSPPTAIRPKVVARTGLYAVLAANAAVVTLFGVQAGFASNALVVIGRFAGLYGALLMAFQLLLVARLPWLDRRIGMDRLTNWHRWTGFGLLWTLVGHMVFITFGYAESSSMNPVNQLVDLAETVEGVFRAVVAMGLILVVGGVSARWARRQLAYETWHFVHLYTYVAVVLAFTHQVAVGTTFTASSAATAYWYGVWGVALGSVLLGRLVLPLWRNWRHQLRVEAVVPEADNVVSVYITGRDLDRMPARAGQFFLWRFLTKDRWWQANPFSLSAAPDGSRLRLTAKAAGDGSAGLRHVKPGTRVFAEGPYGAFTAMHRTRPEALLIAGGVGVTPIRALLEEIHGHAVVIYRVAGERDAVLYDELHQLALTKGAELHLVTGPPVPDRLAPRELSALVPDIAQRDVFLCGPPPMMNAVLGTLRELGVPRPQIHFERFSLAG; encoded by the coding sequence GTGACGACCGTCCAATCGCCCCCCTCGCCCCCCACGGCGATCCGCCCCAAGGTGGTGGCCCGCACCGGCCTGTACGCCGTGCTGGCCGCCAACGCGGCCGTCGTGACCCTGTTCGGCGTCCAGGCCGGCTTCGCTTCCAACGCGCTGGTCGTGATCGGCCGCTTCGCCGGCCTCTACGGCGCGTTGCTCATGGCGTTCCAGCTGTTGCTGGTGGCCCGGCTGCCCTGGCTCGACCGCCGGATCGGCATGGACCGGCTGACCAACTGGCACCGCTGGACCGGCTTCGGCCTGCTGTGGACGCTGGTCGGGCACATGGTGTTCATCACCTTCGGCTACGCCGAGTCGTCCTCGATGAACCCGGTGAACCAGCTCGTCGACCTCGCCGAAACCGTCGAAGGCGTTTTCCGTGCCGTGGTCGCCATGGGGCTGATCCTTGTCGTCGGCGGTGTCTCCGCCCGCTGGGCACGTCGTCAGCTGGCCTATGAGACCTGGCACTTCGTCCACCTGTACACGTACGTCGCCGTGGTGCTGGCCTTCACACACCAGGTCGCGGTCGGCACCACGTTTACCGCGTCGTCCGCCGCCACCGCCTACTGGTACGGCGTGTGGGGCGTCGCCCTCGGCTCGGTCCTCCTCGGCCGTCTCGTTCTGCCGCTGTGGCGGAACTGGCGTCACCAGCTGCGCGTCGAGGCGGTCGTCCCCGAGGCCGACAACGTCGTTTCCGTCTACATCACCGGACGCGACCTGGACCGGATGCCCGCCCGGGCCGGGCAGTTCTTCCTCTGGCGGTTCCTGACCAAGGACCGCTGGTGGCAGGCGAACCCGTTCTCCCTGTCGGCCGCACCCGACGGCTCCCGCCTGCGGCTGACCGCGAAAGCCGCCGGTGACGGCTCCGCGGGTCTGCGCCATGTCAAGCCCGGCACCCGCGTCTTCGCCGAGGGTCCCTACGGCGCGTTCACCGCGATGCACCGCACCCGCCCGGAAGCGCTGCTCATCGCCGGCGGCGTCGGCGTCACGCCGATCCGCGCGCTCCTCGAGGAGATCCACGGGCATGCCGTCGTCATCTACCGGGTCGCCGGCGAACGCGACGCCGTCCTCTACGACGAGCTGCACCAACTCGCGCTCACCAAGGGCGCCGAGCTGCACCTGGTCACCGGGCCGCCGGTGCCCGACCGGCTGGCGCCCCGCGAACTGTCGGCGCTCGTCCCGGACATCGCGCAGCGGGACGTCTTCCTGTGCGGGCCGCCGCCGATGATGAACGCGGTTCTCGGCACCCTCCGCGAGCTCGGCGTGCCGCGGCCGCAGATCCACTTCGAGCGCTTCAGCCTGGCGGGATGA
- a CDS encoding FMN-binding protein, with protein sequence MKRAVPVLILSVAGLIPVWRYEPSTGASTATSAVAESPASSSSSSSSSSGTETFTGTTVTTEKGDVQVRITYDGSEITAVQMLKQPNHPQTTAAVPKLIAETLAAQSADIDTVSGATITSDGYKESLQAAIDAKGA encoded by the coding sequence GTGAAACGAGCCGTACCTGTCCTGATCCTGTCCGTTGCGGGACTCATCCCGGTCTGGCGCTACGAGCCGTCCACCGGGGCGTCGACCGCCACGTCCGCCGTCGCCGAGTCGCCCGCGTCCTCTTCCTCTTCGTCCTCCTCTTCGTCGGGGACCGAGACGTTCACCGGAACGACGGTCACCACGGAGAAGGGCGACGTCCAGGTCCGGATCACCTACGACGGCAGTGAGATCACGGCCGTCCAGATGCTGAAGCAGCCCAATCATCCGCAGACGACGGCGGCGGTGCCGAAGCTGATTGCAGAAACGCTTGCGGCGCAGAGCGCGGACATCGACACCGTTTCCGGAGCGACCATCACCAGCGACGGCTACAAGGAGTCGCTGCAGGCCGCGATCGACGCCAAGGGCGCCTGA